Proteins encoded together in one Cyanobium sp. WAJ14-Wanaka window:
- the psbC gene encoding photosystem II reaction center protein CP43: MVVGGKDLDSTGYAWWAGNARLINLSGRLLGAHVAHAGLMVFWAGAMMLFEVSHFTFDKPMYEQGLILFPHVATLGYGVGPGGEVTDLYPFFVVGVLHLISSAVLGIGGLYHALRGPEILENYSSFFAQDWRDKNQMTNIIGYHLILLGVGALLLVFKAMFFGGVYDTWAPGGGDVRIITNPTLSPGVIFGYLTRAPFGGEGWIIGVNSMEDIIGGHIWIGLICIFGGIWHAITKPFGWVRRAFIWNGEAYLSYSLGALSFMSFIASSYIWFNNTAYPSEFYGPTNAESSQAQSFTFLVRDQRLGANIGSAMGPTGLGKYLMRSPTGEIIFGGETMRFWDFRGPWLEPLRGPNGLSLDKLQNDIQPWQVRRAAEYMTHAPNASLNSVGGIITEPNSVNFVNIRQWLASTQFVLAFFFLVGHLWHAGRARAAAAGFEKGIDRQAEPTLAMPDLD; the protein is encoded by the coding sequence ATGGTGGTCGGGGGCAAAGACCTCGACTCCACCGGTTATGCCTGGTGGGCGGGCAATGCCCGCCTGATCAACCTCTCCGGCCGTTTGCTGGGAGCCCACGTGGCCCACGCCGGCCTGATGGTCTTCTGGGCCGGCGCCATGATGCTGTTCGAGGTGAGTCACTTCACCTTCGACAAGCCCATGTACGAGCAGGGTCTGATCCTGTTCCCCCACGTGGCCACCCTGGGCTACGGCGTGGGACCTGGCGGTGAGGTCACCGACCTCTATCCCTTCTTCGTGGTGGGTGTGCTCCACCTGATCAGCTCAGCTGTGCTGGGAATCGGTGGTCTGTACCACGCCCTGCGCGGTCCGGAAATCCTGGAGAACTACTCCTCGTTCTTCGCCCAGGATTGGCGCGACAAGAACCAGATGACCAACATCATTGGCTACCACCTGATCCTGCTGGGTGTGGGTGCGCTGCTACTGGTGTTCAAGGCGATGTTCTTTGGCGGCGTCTACGACACCTGGGCCCCAGGTGGTGGCGACGTTCGGATCATCACCAACCCGACCCTTAGCCCCGGCGTGATCTTCGGCTATCTGACCCGAGCCCCATTTGGTGGCGAAGGCTGGATCATCGGGGTCAACTCGATGGAAGACATCATCGGCGGCCACATCTGGATCGGCCTGATCTGCATCTTTGGTGGCATTTGGCACGCGATCACCAAGCCTTTCGGTTGGGTGCGTCGTGCCTTCATCTGGAACGGTGAGGCCTACCTGAGCTACAGCCTCGGCGCCCTGAGCTTCATGAGCTTCATCGCCTCGTCCTACATCTGGTTCAACAACACCGCCTATCCCTCGGAGTTCTACGGCCCCACCAACGCCGAGTCCTCCCAGGCCCAGAGCTTCACCTTCCTGGTGCGTGACCAACGCCTGGGCGCCAACATCGGTTCGGCCATGGGCCCCACCGGTCTTGGTAAATACCTGATGCGCTCCCCCACCGGCGAGATCATCTTTGGTGGTGAAACCATGCGTTTCTGGGATTTCCGTGGTCCCTGGCTGGAGCCGCTGCGCGGCCCCAATGGCCTGAGCCTCGACAAGCTCCAGAACGACATTCAGCCCTGGCAAGTGCGCCGCGCGGCTGAATACATGACCCACGCCCCCAACGCCTCCCTCAACTCCGTGGGCGGCATCATCACCGAGCCCAACTCGGTGAACTTCGTGAACATCCGCCAATGGCTGGCGTCCACGCAGTTTGTGCTCGCCTTCTTCTTCCTGGTGGGTCACCTCTGGCATGCAGGCCGCGCCCGCGCTGCTGCTGCCGGTTTTGAGAAGGGTATCGACCGTCAGGCCGAGCCCACCCTGGCCATGCCAGATCTCGACTGA
- a CDS encoding type II toxin-antitoxin system death-on-curing family toxin, which produces MHHQQILEHGGLQGIRSQSTLEAALARPQQRWSYGELQSIPAIAAAYAEAIVRAHPFSDGNKRTGLLVALVFLGLNGCAFNASNESVVSTIRRLAAGDLAGPDLEAWFNSHCGSRE; this is translated from the coding sequence ATGCACCATCAGCAGATTCTTGAGCATGGTGGTCTTCAGGGCATCCGATCCCAGTCCACATTGGAAGCAGCTCTGGCCAGGCCGCAACAGCGCTGGAGCTACGGCGAGCTGCAGTCAATTCCAGCTATTGCAGCAGCCTATGCAGAGGCCATCGTTCGTGCCCACCCATTTTCAGATGGCAACAAGCGCACGGGATTGCTTGTTGCCTTGGTCTTCCTTGGCCTGAACGGCTGTGCTTTCAATGCGTCCAACGAGAGCGTCGTGTCGACGATCCGGCGGCTCGCGGCAGGAGATTTGGCAGGGCCGGATTTGGAGGCCTGGTTCAACAGCCACTGCGGCAGCAGAGAATGA
- a CDS encoding FUSC family protein has product MSLIQREDLRLAISIGLAAGLGSLSSVPDGYYMPLTIAAVMAGSYGSSYVLGLQRVVCTGLGAIVLLICQPALALLPFPFGLGLTLGLIRLIGGLLGLQAGYKIAGLVVIMGWTMQSTAAIDSSLRLKIIWTALGVLLALLSLHLFWPNTAIRDHHRNVQSLLAMQREALLQARVLMTGSTEIWLQPSERKQMHRQLMHALVELKKSRPAAIVELGVNPYGQPLAHLWHELERCCAALAGCITALRALRESQEFSAEIEILHCQEAALLAGCIDQLGDWIARLQANPLQLYSIQLQQKPKFIRIDLERLMDKLRTQEEAIIAQHKEVSFSSSVHFSRLARRCLLCYQVGSIIKNMDRRWLELSTRRYGATINH; this is encoded by the coding sequence ATGTCGCTGATTCAGCGCGAAGACCTGCGTTTGGCTATCTCCATCGGCTTAGCGGCCGGGCTGGGCAGCCTCAGTTCCGTGCCAGATGGCTATTACATGCCGCTAACGATTGCTGCGGTGATGGCTGGAAGCTACGGAAGTTCCTACGTCTTGGGGCTGCAGCGAGTGGTCTGCACGGGGCTTGGAGCCATTGTGTTGTTGATTTGTCAGCCAGCCCTAGCCTTGCTGCCATTTCCGTTTGGCCTGGGCCTGACACTTGGCCTAATCAGGTTGATTGGCGGTTTACTGGGGCTGCAGGCTGGCTATAAAATTGCAGGCTTGGTGGTGATTATGGGTTGGACGATGCAGTCCACCGCTGCTATCGATAGTTCGCTACGGCTAAAGATCATCTGGACTGCCCTAGGAGTTCTGCTGGCGCTGCTCAGCCTGCATCTGTTCTGGCCAAATACGGCGATTAGAGATCACCATCGCAATGTTCAATCCTTGTTGGCAATGCAGCGTGAGGCGTTGCTTCAGGCGAGGGTTTTGATGACGGGTTCTACGGAGATTTGGCTGCAGCCAAGCGAACGTAAACAGATGCATCGGCAGTTAATGCATGCTCTGGTTGAGTTGAAAAAAAGTCGCCCTGCCGCGATTGTTGAATTAGGTGTTAATCCCTATGGCCAGCCCCTAGCCCACCTTTGGCACGAGTTGGAACGTTGTTGTGCGGCACTTGCTGGCTGTATTACTGCCTTGAGAGCTTTGAGAGAATCCCAGGAGTTTTCTGCTGAAATCGAGATTCTGCACTGTCAAGAAGCGGCACTTCTGGCAGGATGTATCGATCAACTTGGTGACTGGATAGCGCGCCTTCAGGCTAATCCACTTCAACTTTATTCAATTCAGTTACAGCAGAAACCTAAATTTATAAGAATCGATCTCGAGCGCCTAATGGATAAGTTACGAACTCAAGAAGAGGCTATTATTGCGCAGCACAAAGAGGTTTCTTTTTCGTCTTCTGTGCATTTTAGCCGATTGGCTCGGCGTTGCTTGCTTTGTTATCAAGTTGGGTCGATTATCAAGAATATGGATCGTCGCTGGCTGGAATTGTCAACCAGGCGTTACGGGGCGACAATTAATCATTAG
- the psbD gene encoding photosystem II D2 protein (photosystem q(a) protein), translated as MTIAVGRQPAARGWFDILDDWLKRDRFVFVGWSGLLLFPTAYLALGGWLTGTTFVTSWYTHGIASSYLEGCNFLTAAVSTPADAMGHSLLLLWGPEAQGDFVRWCQLGGLWPFVALHGAFSLIGFMLRQFEIARLVGIRPYNAIAFSGPIAVFVSVFLMYPLGQSSWFFAPSFGVAAIFRFLLFLQGFHNWTLNPFHMMGVAGILGGALLCAIHGATVENTLFEDSDQANTFKAFEPTQEEETYSMVTANRFWSQIFGIAFSNKRWLHFFMLFVPVMGLWTSSIGIIGLALNLRAYDFVSQEIRAAEDPEFETFYTKNILLNEGLRAWMAPADQPHENFVFPEEVLPRGNAL; from the coding sequence ATGACGATCGCTGTAGGGCGCCAGCCAGCAGCACGGGGATGGTTCGACATCCTTGATGACTGGCTTAAGCGCGACCGCTTCGTATTTGTGGGCTGGTCTGGCCTGCTTCTTTTCCCAACTGCCTACTTGGCATTGGGTGGATGGCTAACCGGCACCACCTTTGTTACCTCCTGGTACACCCACGGCATTGCCTCCAGCTACCTGGAGGGTTGCAACTTCCTCACCGCTGCGGTGAGCACCCCGGCTGATGCCATGGGTCACAGCCTTCTGCTCCTATGGGGTCCTGAGGCCCAAGGCGACTTCGTGCGCTGGTGCCAACTGGGTGGCCTCTGGCCCTTCGTGGCCCTGCACGGTGCCTTCTCCCTGATCGGCTTCATGCTGCGTCAGTTTGAGATTGCCCGCCTAGTCGGCATTCGCCCCTACAACGCCATCGCCTTCTCAGGCCCGATTGCGGTGTTCGTCAGTGTTTTCCTGATGTACCCCCTGGGTCAAAGCAGCTGGTTCTTTGCCCCATCCTTTGGTGTGGCAGCAATCTTCCGCTTCCTGCTCTTCCTGCAGGGCTTCCACAACTGGACGCTGAACCCCTTCCACATGATGGGAGTGGCCGGCATCCTCGGCGGTGCCCTGCTGTGCGCCATCCACGGTGCAACGGTGGAGAACACCCTGTTTGAGGACAGCGACCAGGCCAACACCTTCAAGGCGTTTGAGCCGACCCAGGAAGAGGAGACCTATTCGATGGTCACCGCCAACCGCTTCTGGAGCCAGATCTTTGGTATCGCCTTCTCCAACAAGCGCTGGCTGCACTTCTTCATGCTGTTTGTGCCTGTGATGGGTCTTTGGACCAGCAGCATCGGCATCATTGGCCTGGCCCTCAACCTGCGCGCCTACGACTTCGTGTCGCAGGAAATCCGCGCCGCTGAGGACCCTGAGTTCGAAACCTTCTACACCAAGAACATCTTGCTGAATGAAGGTCTGCGTGCCTGGATGGCACCGGCTGACCAGCCGCATGAAAACTTCGTCTTCCCTGAAGAGGTTCTGCCCCGTGGAAACGCCCTTTAA
- the mnmA gene encoding tRNA 2-thiouridine(34) synthase MnmA, which produces MVAATPAGAEALERLRSWPGEHRVAVGLSGGVDSSLTAALLVEAGWDVEGLTLWLMSGKGACCAEGLVDAAGICEQLEVPHHVVDLRAHFQEQIVDFLVADYGSGLTPLPCSRCNREVKFGPMLAWAKQERDLERIATGHYARVRQASQSDNGRHQLLRGLDGLKDQSYFLYDLPQEVLGRLVFPLGELTKADTRLEAARHGLRTAQKPESQDLCLADHHGSMKAFLDAYLPERPGEIVLVDGTVVGSHDGIEHFTIGQRKGLGVAWSEPLHVVRLDAALNRVVVAPRAQAARSECIVGAVNWVSIGAPLEPMQVEAQVRYRSAPEPALLTPLAATDADAAADRPSRCQLQFRDEQFSITPGQAAVFYAGEVLLGGGLIQRD; this is translated from the coding sequence ATCGTTGCGGCCACCCCTGCGGGGGCAGAGGCCCTGGAGCGGTTGCGTTCTTGGCCTGGGGAGCATCGGGTGGCGGTGGGCCTTTCCGGCGGGGTAGATAGTTCGCTCACCGCAGCTCTGTTGGTGGAGGCGGGCTGGGACGTGGAAGGCCTCACCCTTTGGTTGATGAGTGGCAAGGGGGCCTGCTGCGCTGAGGGCCTGGTTGATGCGGCTGGCATCTGTGAGCAGTTGGAAGTGCCCCACCACGTGGTGGATCTGCGCGCCCACTTCCAGGAGCAGATCGTCGATTTCCTTGTTGCGGACTACGGCTCTGGCCTTACCCCCCTGCCCTGTTCCCGCTGCAACCGGGAGGTCAAATTTGGACCGATGCTCGCCTGGGCCAAGCAGGAGCGCGACCTGGAGCGAATTGCCACCGGGCACTACGCCAGGGTGCGCCAGGCCAGCCAAAGCGACAACGGCCGCCATCAGCTTTTGCGGGGCCTAGACGGCCTAAAAGACCAGAGCTACTTCCTCTACGACCTGCCCCAGGAGGTTTTGGGCCGGCTGGTGTTTCCCCTGGGGGAGCTCACCAAGGCCGATACGCGCCTGGAGGCTGCCCGCCACGGTTTGCGCACGGCCCAAAAGCCGGAAAGCCAAGACCTCTGCTTGGCTGATCACCACGGCTCAATGAAGGCCTTTTTGGATGCCTACCTGCCCGAGCGACCCGGGGAGATCGTGCTTGTCGATGGCACTGTGGTGGGCAGCCACGATGGCATCGAGCACTTCACCATCGGCCAACGCAAGGGGTTGGGGGTGGCCTGGAGCGAACCCTTGCATGTGGTGCGGCTAGATGCGGCCTTGAATCGGGTGGTGGTGGCGCCCCGCGCCCAGGCTGCCCGCTCCGAATGCATTGTTGGTGCGGTGAATTGGGTTTCGATTGGGGCCCCCTTGGAGCCGATGCAGGTGGAGGCGCAGGTGCGTTATCGCAGTGCCCCTGAGCCGGCCCTGCTCACCCCCTTAGCTGCCACCGATGCTGATGCGGCGGCGGATCGACCCAGTCGCTGTCAATTGCAGTTTCGCGATGAACAATTTTCGATCACCCCTGGCCAGGCGGCAGTTTTCTATGCCGGTGAGGTGTTGCTGGGTGGCGGCCTGATTCAGCGCGATTAA
- a CDS encoding cobyric acid synthase produces MARPTPLMVLGTSSGAGKSLMTAALCRVLRRRGETPLPFKGQNMSNNAWVDQAGGEMAYSQALQSWAAGLEPQCPMNPVLLKPQGDSTSEVIHLGKSVGNARAEHYYRDWFRPGWAAIRTGLEQLQAAYPGGRLVLEGAGSPVEVNLQSRDLTNLRLAQYLRARCILVADIERGGVFAQLVGSLALLRPVERPLIRGLLINRFRGRRELFDEGRRWLEKETGIPVLGVMPWLDELFPAEDSLDLLERRGRKIGAELEIVVLKLPSLSNFSDLDPLEAEPSVQLRWVAPGEALGSPDAVIVPGSKQTLRDLKALQAAALCSELQSFASKGGHVFGICGGMQILGLELSDPGGLEGGEGGDNNQGFGQGFGQTEGLGLLPLRTVFGGPKALLQRSSQALWPAALSFNSNGSNCETLQIEGFELHRGSTQALAPCQPLCADAELGWVANNVAGTYLHGVFESGPWRRRWLNHLRQRKGLASLNECQPHHSQQREALLDRLADAFEQHVNLEPLLNRQ; encoded by the coding sequence ATGGCACGACCCACTCCCCTCATGGTGCTTGGCACCTCCAGCGGTGCCGGCAAGTCGTTGATGACGGCCGCCCTCTGCAGGGTGTTGCGACGTCGCGGCGAAACGCCCCTGCCCTTCAAGGGGCAAAACATGAGCAACAACGCCTGGGTGGACCAGGCCGGCGGCGAGATGGCCTATTCCCAGGCGCTGCAGTCGTGGGCGGCGGGCCTGGAGCCCCAGTGCCCCATGAATCCGGTGCTGCTTAAACCCCAGGGTGACAGCACCAGCGAGGTAATCCACCTGGGCAAGAGCGTGGGCAATGCCCGGGCTGAGCATTACTACCGGGATTGGTTTCGCCCCGGTTGGGCCGCCATCCGCACCGGGCTCGAGCAACTGCAGGCCGCCTATCCCGGCGGTCGGCTGGTGCTGGAGGGGGCCGGCAGCCCGGTGGAGGTGAACCTCCAATCCCGCGACCTGACAAACCTGCGGCTGGCCCAATACCTAAGGGCCCGTTGCATCCTGGTGGCCGACATCGAGCGGGGCGGGGTATTTGCCCAGCTGGTGGGCTCCCTGGCCCTGCTGCGGCCAGTGGAGCGGCCCCTCATTAGGGGCCTGTTGATCAATCGCTTCCGGGGCCGCCGCGAATTATTTGACGAAGGGCGCCGCTGGCTGGAAAAGGAAACCGGGATTCCGGTGCTTGGCGTAATGCCCTGGCTGGATGAGTTATTTCCGGCAGAAGACTCCCTCGACTTGCTGGAGCGCCGCGGCCGCAAGATTGGCGCTGAGCTTGAGATCGTGGTGCTCAAGCTGCCATCGCTCAGCAATTTTTCCGATCTGGATCCCCTGGAGGCCGAACCAAGCGTGCAACTGCGCTGGGTCGCCCCGGGGGAGGCGCTGGGCAGCCCCGATGCGGTGATTGTGCCCGGCAGCAAGCAGACCCTGCGGGACCTAAAAGCCCTGCAAGCTGCGGCCCTATGCAGCGAACTGCAGAGCTTTGCGTCAAAGGGCGGCCACGTCTTTGGTATCTGCGGCGGCATGCAAATCCTTGGCCTGGAGCTCAGTGACCCTGGCGGACTAGAAGGCGGCGAAGGGGGCGATAACAACCAGGGATTTGGCCAGGGATTTGGCCAAACAGAAGGTCTGGGCCTGCTGCCCCTGCGCACCGTTTTCGGCGGCCCCAAAGCCCTGCTACAGCGCAGTAGCCAGGCCCTTTGGCCAGCTGCGCTGAGCTTCAACAGCAACGGGAGCAACTGCGAAACCCTCCAAATTGAAGGCTTCGAACTTCACCGCGGCAGCACCCAGGCCCTAGCCCCCTGCCAGCCGCTCTGCGCCGACGCCGAGCTGGGCTGGGTGGCAAACAACGTGGCCGGCACCTACCTACACGGCGTATTTGAGAGCGGCCCCTGGCGAAGGCGCTGGCTCAACCATCTGCGACAGCGCAAAGGATTGGCGTCCCTAAATGAATGCCAACCCCACCACAGCCAACAAAGGGAGGCATTGCTTGATCGTCTGGCCGATGCCTTTGAGCAGCACGTAAATCTGGAGCCCCTTCTGAACAGGCAATGA
- a CDS encoding nucleoside triphosphate pyrophosphatase, producing the protein MLVLASASPARRRLLEQAAIPHRVQVSGVDEDSIVDSDPIALVQRLAQAKARAVSLLAHGADRDGHVVGGQAVLGCDSLLVFEGEVFGKPANAEEAIARWRRMAGAWAELHTGHCLLPAPVNADEGQGERLTTVTTRVQFASVGEAEIHAYVATGEPLQCAGGFALEGRGGSLVERIEGCYSNVIGLSLPLLRRWLAP; encoded by the coding sequence ATGTTGGTTCTTGCTTCAGCTTCCCCTGCCCGCCGTCGCCTGCTGGAGCAGGCCGCCATCCCCCACCGGGTGCAGGTGAGTGGTGTTGATGAGGATTCGATCGTTGATTCAGACCCCATTGCCCTGGTGCAGCGCTTGGCCCAGGCCAAGGCCCGGGCGGTTTCGTTGTTGGCCCACGGCGCCGATCGAGATGGCCACGTCGTTGGTGGCCAGGCCGTTTTGGGCTGCGATTCTCTCTTGGTGTTTGAGGGAGAAGTGTTTGGTAAGCCGGCCAATGCAGAAGAGGCGATTGCGCGCTGGCGGCGGATGGCCGGGGCCTGGGCGGAGCTGCACACGGGCCATTGCCTCCTGCCAGCCCCTGTAAATGCTGATGAAGGGCAAGGCGAACGCCTCACAACGGTCACCACCCGGGTGCAGTTTGCCTCGGTGGGCGAAGCTGAGATCCATGCCTATGTGGCCACTGGTGAGCCTTTGCAGTGCGCCGGTGGCTTTGCCCTGGAGGGCCGGGGCGGAAGCCTGGTGGAGCGAATTGAGGGCTGCTATTCCAATGTGATTGGCCTGAGCCTGCCCCTGCTGAGGCGGTGGTTGGCGCCTTAG
- a CDS encoding aromatic acid exporter family protein: MNKVVRLTPDLLRQSLRLAAVMFGTAAIALWSDRTAYLWYSLYAALIVVDDNDELTIPAAKGRIFGTILGALITFLVHTIVSGWVAVLIACLFCLPLLRLMGWQGGLSTAMTIIVMFLMIPGQADFSWNFVFNRSLDVIIGIVVAVTVSFLFWPRNRLVELERLDLALDHQIRLIGGFHLMSPIQQATSAHLINAEGSLLKSAEIDLTEGLLRLARLVELAMRSQQAAIVRRKRWWQRLLLWETLLHHFLELERHQALFISGKRSPLLTAAIDDERQRVQQALHSMTLCRNACR, encoded by the coding sequence TTGAATAAGGTCGTTCGCTTGACGCCGGATTTGTTGAGACAGAGTCTACGTCTGGCTGCAGTCATGTTCGGGACAGCAGCAATTGCTCTGTGGAGTGATCGCACGGCCTATCTCTGGTATTCGCTATATGCGGCGTTGATCGTTGTTGATGACAATGATGAGCTCACAATCCCGGCAGCTAAGGGAAGAATTTTTGGCACGATTCTGGGAGCATTAATTACCTTTCTTGTGCATACAATTGTATCCGGTTGGGTGGCGGTTTTGATCGCTTGTCTTTTTTGTCTTCCTTTGCTCCGCCTGATGGGTTGGCAAGGCGGTCTGTCCACTGCGATGACAATAATAGTGATGTTTTTGATGATTCCCGGCCAGGCGGATTTCAGCTGGAATTTTGTATTCAATCGCAGCCTAGATGTAATCATCGGAATAGTGGTGGCTGTGACTGTCTCTTTCCTCTTTTGGCCGCGCAATCGTCTGGTTGAGTTGGAGCGGCTTGATCTAGCACTAGATCATCAAATCAGATTGATTGGCGGATTCCATCTGATGTCTCCGATTCAACAGGCAACTTCAGCACACCTGATTAATGCAGAAGGCAGTCTTTTAAAATCGGCAGAGATTGATCTAACCGAGGGGCTGCTGCGTTTAGCCCGACTTGTTGAATTGGCGATGCGAAGCCAACAGGCCGCAATAGTACGCCGCAAGCGCTGGTGGCAACGTTTGCTGCTCTGGGAGACTTTGCTTCACCATTTCCTAGAACTTGAACGCCATCAAGCGCTGTTTATATCGGGGAAGCGCTCGCCGTTGCTTACTGCGGCCATCGATGATGAGCGGCAGCGGGTCCAGCAGGCCTTGCACAGCATGACCCTTTGCCGCAACGCATGTCGCTGA
- a CDS encoding peptidylprolyl isomerase, with translation MGRWFYGLFLGGLLCLSPFALGACAADQSTQLLGCSATGAPCLKGLATVKIQTAKGEVEIQLDGDAAPLTAGNFVDLVKRGVYDGTVFHRVVREPVPFVVQGGDPASADPKVPVNQYGTGSYVDPSSGESRLIPLEIRRQGEPEPRYGVPVTTPGITRQLVLAHQRGAVAMARSADPNSASSQFYVALQALPELDGRYAVFGRVSKGMDVVDKIQQGDKITKATVISGGTLVQGKP, from the coding sequence ATGGGCCGCTGGTTTTATGGCCTGTTTTTGGGCGGCCTACTTTGTCTTAGCCCCTTTGCCCTCGGCGCCTGCGCCGCCGATCAATCAACCCAATTGTTGGGCTGTAGTGCCACCGGTGCTCCTTGCCTGAAGGGGCTGGCCACTGTGAAGATCCAAACGGCTAAGGGGGAGGTGGAGATCCAGCTCGATGGGGATGCAGCCCCCCTGACCGCAGGCAATTTTGTCGACCTGGTCAAGCGCGGGGTCTACGACGGCACGGTCTTCCACCGGGTGGTGCGCGAGCCGGTGCCCTTTGTGGTGCAGGGCGGTGACCCCGCCAGTGCGGATCCGAAGGTGCCCGTCAACCAATACGGCACAGGTAGCTATGTGGATCCCAGCTCTGGGGAATCCCGCCTGATCCCCCTGGAGATTCGGCGCCAGGGGGAGCCCGAGCCCCGCTATGGCGTACCCGTCACGACCCCCGGCATCACCCGCCAATTGGTGCTGGCCCACCAGCGTGGCGCAGTGGCCATGGCCCGCTCAGCCGATCCCAATTCAGCCAGTTCCCAGTTTTATGTGGCTCTGCAGGCCTTGCCTGAGCTGGATGGTCGCTATGCGGTTTTTGGCCGGGTAAGTAAGGGTATGGATGTGGTCGACAAGATCCAGCAGGGCGACAAAATCACCAAGGCCACTGTCATTTCCGGGGGCACCCTGGTCCAGGGCAAGCCCTAG
- a CDS encoding Npun_F0494 family protein, whose amino-acid sequence MQHQSAPSVGDLLHDQRAIDRASLALRCLPYLRAFYGLVAGTALGSAELNQRPDARKLCPRPLAADRMEADWIWLIQLGVLRREVDGQGLTHRVRLTPMGRRVLQGWQGEIPRAGLLKSLRNAFRRHKPRW is encoded by the coding sequence ATGCAACACCAGTCGGCCCCATCCGTTGGCGATCTGCTCCACGATCAAAGGGCCATCGATCGGGCCTCCCTGGCCCTGCGCTGCCTCCCCTACCTGCGGGCCTTCTATGGGCTTGTGGCTGGCACAGCCCTTGGCAGCGCTGAACTCAACCAGCGACCTGATGCCCGCAAACTTTGCCCCCGCCCATTGGCTGCCGATCGGATGGAGGCGGATTGGATCTGGCTGATCCAACTTGGGGTGCTACGCCGTGAAGTGGATGGCCAGGGCCTCACCCACAGGGTGCGCCTCACCCCAATGGGCCGCCGAGTGTTGCAGGGCTGGCAAGGGGAGATTCCCCGGGCTGGCCTACTTAAATCGCTGCGCAACGCTTTTAGGAGACACAAACCACGCTGGTAG
- a CDS encoding photosystem I assembly protein Ycf4: MATPAAPTQAADLLEQSVLGSRRLSNVLVASVVTTGGVGFALTSASSFFGVDLLPIGHPAELALVPQGLVMGLYGLAAILLSTYLWVVIAIDVGAGSNRFDRASGSATISRQGFRQKIDVQIPLRDIQAVKVDVRDGLSPRRRIALRVQGRRDMPLTQVGEPMPLADLELSGAQLARFLGVPLEGV, translated from the coding sequence ATGGCCACTCCAGCCGCGCCCACCCAGGCGGCAGACCTGTTGGAGCAATCGGTTTTGGGCTCCAGGCGGCTCTCCAATGTCTTGGTGGCTTCGGTTGTTACGACCGGTGGCGTGGGCTTTGCCCTGACCAGTGCCTCAAGCTTTTTTGGGGTGGATCTGCTGCCGATTGGCCACCCCGCTGAATTGGCCCTAGTGCCCCAGGGTTTGGTGATGGGTCTTTACGGCCTGGCCGCAATTCTGCTTTCCACCTACCTCTGGGTTGTCATAGCCATAGATGTGGGCGCTGGCTCAAACCGTTTCGACCGCGCTTCCGGCAGCGCCACCATTAGTAGGCAGGGTTTTCGTCAAAAAATTGATGTGCAAATTCCGCTGCGCGACATCCAGGCCGTGAAGGTGGATGTGCGTGATGGGCTGAGCCCAAGGCGGCGCATTGCTTTGCGGGTGCAGGGTCGCCGGGACATGCCCCTGACCCAGGTTGGCGAACCAATGCCCCTCGCCGACCTGGAGCTCTCGGGAGCCCAGCTGGCCCGTTTCCTGGGTGTTCCCCTGGAGGGCGTCTGA
- a CDS encoding 2Fe-2S iron-sulfur cluster-binding protein, which produces MSEVLIHWPDGSSCLVAGGTDWLEAASRAGYDIPTGCLGGSCGACEIDVNGETVRACIATVPSEAISEIRVELVSDPFW; this is translated from the coding sequence ATGAGTGAGGTTTTGATCCACTGGCCCGATGGCAGCAGCTGCCTGGTAGCTGGCGGCACCGATTGGCTTGAGGCCGCAAGCAGGGCCGGTTACGACATTCCGACGGGGTGCTTGGGGGGCAGCTGCGGCGCCTGCGAAATCGATGTCAACGGTGAAACCGTGCGGGCCTGCATCGCCACTGTTCCTAGTGAAGCAATTAGTGAGATCAGGGTGGAGCTGGTCAGTGATCCCTTCTGGTAA